Within the Rosa rugosa chromosome 2, drRosRugo1.1, whole genome shotgun sequence genome, the region TATTTTATCGATTTAGGTGGTAACTGTGCTACCTTGTTTATGGACTATGTAAGAAGACTCAATCAAGTGTCACATTTCTTTTGCTTATAGTTTACCCATCTGCTATTATAAGTTACCCTGGTTAGAATGTCACTTTCAGGTGCATGTTTCATGATTGTGGATTATTATCCTAGATAGCTTATTTGTTCTTTGTGTTTGCTAGAGGACAGATGATAATGAAGAAGGGAAGAAAGTGAAGAGGTAAAAAAGAGCTGCTAATCAAGATATCGTCCTAGGAATCTGTCAAAAGATGGCAGTGTCCAGAAAGACAGTAATGACAATTAAATCTTACCAAAATCAGGCTGAAACGCTGGTTAAAAGCTACTTACTAGCGGATCCGTTTATGCCATATACTTCTGTTCTTGGAGGAATATTTTTGTGCAAAATGGTATACTCTTATTGTCCAATTCTTTCAAATATTAAATTGATTCTTAAAGTTGAAGCCATTGGGTGCATCATCAGTTAGGTTGTAGTTTTGTTTTACTAGTTCCTTGTTAACTCATTATCTATGGCAGGTGTATGATCTTACCCAGTTAATTAGTACCTTTTACATCAAGAGTTATGCTAGTCTTACAAAAATCCAACGAATTGAGTGGAACAGTCGGTGAGTATGTTCCCACTTTCCAATTGTTCCACATTAATACATTTCTCATCTGTTATCATAAAATGTACAGTTATTAActttagaaaataatttttgGCAGAGGAATCTCTAGCATCCATGCCATTTTTATCACAGTTCTATCCTTGTACCTTGTTTTCTGGTCCGATCTCTTTTCAGACCAACAGCTTGCTGGCCTTGTTACATTTCGAAGCTCACCATTGTCTGTTTTTGGATTAGGGGTATGCACTTGCTATTTAATATATGAATTTTGAATTATTTTCACTCATTTAATGTGGAAATATTTACCTGCAATCCCTGTATAAGAATATgaacatttatttttttgtgtatTTAGCTGTTAGGAGATGCTTAAATGAGCCTGAACTTTTTACATTGTTAGATGCTTAAATTAATCTTCAAGATGCTTTGGTTTAGTTAGGGATACAATAATTTAAGAAAGATTTTCATGGAGATAACAGATGATCGTATGGTGTTGAAGTTTTGTATCccttgtataatttttttttttgaatagttaTTTCCTGTATAACTACTTTTGTGACACTCAGGTTATTTTTATAGGCATAAGTGCCTTTACCTTTTTTAATTGTGTCTTACCTACCTCACTTCTACTAAAACCACAAAATCACCATCATGAGATTCCAAAGCAGAACATATATAGGAAACATTTTCTTAGAAATTATTGCAACTCTCTTAGTTTAAATACTACATAATACCTCTTCTCTCTCAAGAATATTTGGAAGACAACTATATTTTCTGGGGTCATTTTTAGGGGtaaggctatggtatgttaatatttctacatcaactatttttaccactttgaggactcatttgaccactttaaggactcatctTATcacttgaggactcatgtgataactaagaaaatttatcactttaaggattcatgttactattttgaggattaatattactattttgatgactcattttaccactttaaggcaattgtatgcatgtcatacgttaacacattgtagaatttctcCATTTTTAGAGGCATAAATCCCTTTTAAATGTGTATAAGCCCGCATGTCTCCCTTTGTTCTGTACAATTTGCTTTGTGTCCCATTCATTTGAGTTGCATGCCATCCTGGAAAGGAAGAATGAATATGTACATTTTATGTGATTTGGGTGAGACAAGGGGCATGCCTTTTCTTCTTTGTACATGTGGAATTATCTTCTTTTGAAAATATTTTGGATGCATTTTAGTTATAGCCACTTTTATGTGGAGTTCAAGCTTTGTAGCAGCTTTTTAATATTGAGGACATTTTGGCTTTGTTCAGTTTAAACTCTTAGCAGACCTTCTGGTCGAACTGTATGAAGTATTGACTTGGCATAATATCTACTCCCGCACTTTGATTTAAACGCTTCTAACCCCAGTGAATTGGTAATTGGTTGGACCAAGAAATTCTCAATAGATTGGCAATTCTTGATCTGAACAGTGTAGAACTATTATGAAGTACACCtttcttaaaaagaaaaagtaataataaaaaacaGCTAAGAAAACCTTAGATAGGAGGCTTCTAAAGCTAAAAGTTAGAAGTGGCATACCTCAAGGAGTTTGGGGACTTGAATTGAAGATGGAACTCATAACATCACTTCTCAGCTGGTCGTTGAGAAACTTAAGTAACATTATAAAGTTGGATTCCTCCATTGTGTTTGATTGATAAAGATTTGGCTACAAAAGAATCAAGGAGTAATCTGTTTTTCTAGAGAGTGGAGCATTCAATTTGTGATCAAGTCTACATGCTTTATGTTGTACTTCTGTTACACCTTATTTGTAATTTGCACACTGCTGGTGTACTATTAAGTTTGTGGAATTGTTataatattgaaaatttgaaagggTTTGTAAtgcatactttgtaatcttaaTTAATTCTCAAGTCACCCATGCATCTTCTGCATTTTCATGTAAACTTTATTTTCCAGATGTTTATGATACCATGATGGGTCATCATCTGACCATGCTTAGATGCGGATAGAAATAAACCGATGAGCCAATTTCTTTCAAGGATTGACgagtgatttggattttattGTATTGGGTTTGCTTTAACCTAGATATACATTTCAGTTTGATTGTCCTGAATTGTTTCTTTTTAAAAAGGCACCTAATTACAATTATTTATGACAGGTTTCTGTTGGGTACTTCTGTGCGGATCTAGGAATGCTACTGTGGCTATACCCTTCTTTAGGTGGAATGGAGTATGTAAGTAGTATTTTCTATGGAAAACAATTGTTCACATGTATATGTTTCTTGCCTATAGGTGCACGTCTCCTTTTTGTTCTTACATTCTTGACATCTGGGTCAGAAGTATCATAAACCAATGTTAGAACAATTCTCAACTCTGATTTCCTTGGTTGCACAACAGCTAAccggaaagaagaaaagaggaaaagagaaaaacatGTTTGCTTCAGCATCATATACACAAATCTTTGTTTCTAGATGAGTAACTTCTTCCGAGGCTGCATAACTCATAATATGGTGGCATTCAATTTCAGGTCCTCCATCACTCACTTTCTGGAATTGCAGTAGCATACTCAATGTTTTCTGGGGAAGGGCAACTTTATACATACATGATCCTCATCTCTGAGATCACTACTCCAGAGATCAATATGAGATGGTAAGTTTGATATGATTGTATTTCGGATTTTCGGTAAGATTGTATGAGAATTTATAAGATTGTATTTCAGTGTAGGTTTTCGTGTCTAATATGATTTTTGGTTGCATGAAGGTATCTTGATACAGCTGGTATGAAGAGGTCCAGCGCATATCTCATTAACGGCATTGTGATATTTTTTTCATGGCTGGTCAGTTAAACTCCTATTGAATTGGACCCATCTTTTTTTGATAAATTTTTTATGATTAGATTTCAAGCTTTGATGCCCAACATGTAACTCATATAGACAGACTACGCTTCTCTGAAAATGCCAATGCTGGGTTTTCCATTTAGTTATGTAGTATCAGTCTGTGTTAATCATGCCTTTATACAATGCAGGGGGCAAGAATTCTGCTGTTCGGTTACATGTTTTACCATGTTTACTTGCACTATGATCAGGTAAGTTGCAAGTCCAGAAAATATGTACCACTGAAATTCCTAAATAAGCTCGGAGTGTCAGTTTATCTCATTACTAATGTACTTATTGGATGGGCAGGTCATCCAGATGCACCCCTTTGGATATCTGTTGGTCTTTGCCGTACCAGCGGTGCTAGCAATAATGAACTTGATGTGGTTTGGAAAGATTATCAAGGGGTTGATGAAGCAATTAGCGAAGACGCAATGATGCATATATATGTTCCAACCAAGTCTAATGTCTTCCCCTTGCGATGGGTATGATGTTGTGCATTCTGCTATTTTGTTTACTGTATAAATTATAGAGGCCTAGAGAGGTTAAAAAGAAATCGAATCCGGATGCATTTAGTCACCACAATGTTGTAAAGTTTgtatgctttttgtttgtgttttagtCACCTGAAATCAAATTGGGATCTCTCCATCTCTATGTCAACTCCATCCCATCCTATGTCGGTAGAGTTGAGGTTCATTTCCCTCTTCGAAGTTCGAAGTAAAGATATATACACCGTATCAATTATCATAACTAAAGACTCTTAAAAACCTGAATGagaaaaaaatcaacaaattgGTAAGCAACCAATTAAAATGACGAGGAAATAAGAAGAGAACGCGTAGATAATTGATTGACAAGTTTACTACATACCGATTGTTCATGTGCGTCAGAACATTCCCGGCCTCTTCTCTTGCTTTTGTCACCACCACATTTCTTGCAGTTTCCCTTAAATTTTGCACCATTTCGGAAACTCTTCCTTTTATCAATCTCAAAACCAATGATTTGTGGCGGATTCAGGATTCCAAGTTCGGTGGGGCTTGGACTTCTTAACAAAGTGAAGTCCAAGCCCCACAAAATTAATAGAATTAAGATTATACATAATAAAACTAAGATTACTCAGTTTACCATTTTGACAATAAATTTGGTTGTTACATTTGTAAATATGTGTATGACATACGGATTTGTTTTATAGAatttttgatggaaaagaagAGGAAACTAATTAGCAAACCTGGTGAGAAGGAAGATCCAGGTCCTTGTTCTCTTTTATTATTTTCCAAATGTTTTGTGCACTAAGAGAAAATCCCGAGGCAGCTACAACACATTTGGCTATCATCAGCAGGCCCTCTCGGAGAAATGGAATGGAAAAGGCGCTTTCTCAGTTCAGCAACCTGCATGATCAAAATATTTAGGTGATAACCCGTAACTACCACTAGACTAAAGCTTTTATAATGAAGGAGTTCACTATGAAATTCCTCTCCTGATGTATGTGAATTGAAGGACATATTAACCAATTAATTCTTCGAACATAACTCAGTGGACAAATAGTGAAATACTATCATTTTTTATGgcgccaaattttttttttaaggaagacGTCAAACTTTATTAGCTAACAGTAATTAGAACATACAATGTGAGGCAACAAACCCCCTGACCTCTATAGGAATAGAGCCAGACCAAGAAACATTAACTTGACTAAAAAGAGCTAGTCTAGCAAGCTTATCTGCAGCAGAATTGGACTCCCTATATACATGGGAGAATGAAGAGCCAGGTAGCTGGTTTAAATAGAACACAGCGTCATCAATTATCCGACCCCAAATAGATGTGTCCTCCTCTCTAGCCATTATAGCTTGGATGACCTGCAGACAATCCCCTTCAAAACTGATAGGAGCAAGCTGAAATTGCACAGCCAAAGCACAAGTTGCTCTAGCAGCCAAGGCTTCAATTTCAACCGGTGAAGAAACAGAAGCAACATGCATACATACCCCTCCAACGATGTCACCAATATATAGTCTCTCACCACCACACCAATACCACCTGTTCTCGAGAGACCATTGAAAGCACCATCAAAGTTTGCTTTCAACCAACCAACTGATGGTAGCTTCCACGGAACCGGAACTCTCCCCGCCCTCGAAGATGAAGTGACCGAGCTAACAGCTTGTTGGAATAGTTGATAATTATGGGAAGCCTGGAATGCAACTTGTTGCATGCCCATAGCCTTTCCCTTCCACACCCTCCTATTACGCTCTTAATTTCCATATCATCCATAAAGTGAAGAGAAGTAGAGCAAAATCTCCCTTTGCTAGGATTTCAGAACATGCAAGTAGCCAATCCATGAGAGAAGCAATATTAGAAGCTAGATGCAGAATGGGAGTAAAAATCTGGAAGGAGATCAGGATAGACTGCACGAAAGGACAATCCCTTTGAGCATGTGTAAATGTGTAATAGACTCATCATCATTATTGCAGAACATACaaccagtggcggagccaggatTTAACTTTAAGTGGGGCACTTACAAAATATTAATACTTCATaaaaaaagttttaaaaaaaattaaagtgaTTTGTTGTAAATTGTCTAAAGTAATAAGCTAATAACtatattaaatttttataactacattaatttttttgaaaatttattcaAAAGTAGAACTAAGTGTTAATAACTTAATATCCAAAAGAATAATATGTATTACATATAAAATATTCAAACCCAAAcaataaaaaccaaaaaaactAACCAGTGAGTTTCGAACCTAGACCAAATTGTTGCTGACTAAAACAAAAACCACTGGGATAGGCATTCCACATGGTAATTAAACAAACCAGCATATATATGTACCTTGACTACATACTTccgaattaaaaaaaaaaaaaaactcagtgggTCACGGGACCCACTGGGCCCCAACGTGGCTCCGCCACTGCATACAACCATCTTGTAGATAAATATGACGAGAAAATAGTTGAGAGACGGTTGGTAGAATTCCCGAACAAGCCttccaaatatgcaccttaacTTTACCGGGAACCTTAGCAAACCAAATGTTCTTCCAAAAAGAAGTGGTGAGATCCGAAGTAGTAGCACCCAAAACGGAATCATGTACTAGCTCATAAGCCAATTTATAAGCAGCTTTGGTGGTGAACCTCCCCTTAACATCATAGTGCCAAACCAACCTATCTTGTGGGGACACATTTAACACTAATTCTTCATTTCATTCCATCCTCCCCCCTCTAAGATGTCGCGGCTCTCCaacccttttttgttttttgggtcgTTTTTCGCGGTTAGAGATTCTAGTCGCCATTTAGCGCGTCGATGTAACGTCTCTGTGGCTTTAAACTGAATTGACGGGGATCCGGTCAGTGGCCCACAACTTCGTAATGGCTTCCGGACTTAAAACTCGATCCATTTTGGATCGGGTTTTGGGACTGGACTCAAAATGAGTCTCGACTTTGGGAGGGTGGTtcagaaacccaaaaaaaaaaaaaaaaaaaaggcgaaGGATTTTGGGGGCCACGACTCTTTTTGACTTTTGGGTCAGtctctctcaattcatttttgCCTGTTTCCTCTTTCGGTCTTTCCCCCTAAATTCACCGTTCAAAACCCTAAGCCCCAACACAGAAACCCAAGAATCGAAAACCTATTCCGGTCAATTCTGTAACCATGGTGAAGCGAAGCGTCACGCCGGCGGCAAGCTGGTTAGATTTTTCAAGGATGTGCTGGGAAGGAAATCTTATTATAGATTGTACAATTCGAATGGCGATTTCCTATGCGATGTAGCAAAGCCTTTGCTACAGAAGCTGTCCAGGTAAATTGGATTATATGATGCgggcttttgtttttctttgttctcGATTCTTGCAgtgggtttttgttttctttactaGGAGATTCTCGCACTATATGAACAAATTGTGGGTTTATGTTTTCTTTACGATGAGATTCTCGTCTCCGTCTCACACTATATGAACAAATtgtggtttttgttttctttactgTGAGCTGATATTCTCTCCTCTCAGTAATGATAATGTATGGAATATAGACTAGAGGTAAAGAGTTGTGGTCTTCTCATCCACTTAACCTTTTCTGTGTCTCAGAGACGTGCTGAATGCCCTCATATATAGGTGGAAGCATAACCTCGGAGGTAAGAAGCTGACTAGGTTTAATGTGTGTCAGGGTGCGTGACAATCAAGCTTACCTACCTCACGAAGGCTTTTCTGGTCACTCCTCGAACGCCAGGCATCCCATCGGGTATAAGCATCAGTCCAGTTTTCTTTTGAAGCCTTCATGGTCGAATTTAATGTTCCGCAAATTCCACACTGCCATGGCAGGGAAATCGCATAGTTCCTCCTCCGTCTGGAAAAACAGGTGGAAATTGTGTGTGTGGAAGCATAACCTCGGATGTAAGAAACTGACTAGGTATAATGTCAGGGTGCGTGACAATCAAGCTTGACAGGGAGGATTACCCTCAGATATTTCTGGAGTTTCTCCAAGACGTATTCGACCCTGTTGAGGATGTGCATGACTTAGATGACAATGAGTATGCATCAGTCATAAGGGCCCGAGAAGATTTATACAAGAAGCTCTCTAACCcaaagacacacacacacagagtcaTGCATAAATCTTCCCGGAGCTTCTTGTATAAATCTTCCCGGGCCCTTATGACTGATGCATACTCATTGTCATTTGAGTCATGCACATCCTCAACAGGGTCGAATACGTCTTGGAGAAACTCCAGAAATATCTGAGGGTAATCCTCCCTGTCCCAAAACAGCCTTCCTGAGGTAGGTAAGCTTGATTGTCACGCACCCTGACATTATACCTAGTCAGCTTCTTACATCCGAGGTTATGCTTCCACACACACAATTTCCACCTGTTTTTCTAGACGGAGGAGGAACTATGCGATTTACCTGCCATGGCAGTGTGGAATTTGCGGAACATTAAATTCGACCATGAAGGCTTCAAAGAAAACTGGACTGATGCTTATACCCGATGGGATGCCTGGCGTTCGATAAGTGACTTGTTTTGGACCTGCTGGGAGGATGATTACTTCTGGAGAGCTTATTGCTTCAGGCATTATGAGGATGATGCTGTCGATGAAGCAGAGCTGGTTAGAAATGGCATTACGCACTTTAAC harbors:
- the LOC133728942 gene encoding uncharacterized protein LOC133728942, translated to MAVSRKTVMTIKSYQNQAETLVKSYLLADPFMPYTSVLGGIFLCKMVYDLTQLISTFYIKSYASLTKIQRIEWNSRGISSIHAIFITVLSLYLVFWSDLFSDQQLAGLVTFRSSPLSVFGLGVSVGYFCADLGMLLWLYPSLGGMEYVLHHSLSGIAVAYSMFSGEGQLYTYMILISEITTPEINMRWYLDTAGMKRSSAYLINGIVIFFSWLGARILLFGYMFYHVYLHYDQVIQMHPFGYLLVFAVPAVLAIMNLMWFGKIIKGLMKQLAKTQ